From one Parambassis ranga chromosome 5, fParRan2.1, whole genome shotgun sequence genomic stretch:
- the kcna3a gene encoding potassium voltage-gated channel subfamily A member 3, with amino-acid sequence MDDQTSSAIHSSARNRGKNATDNRGYAEVVEGKKGVMTVENMLEESAVLSAPHLSVDRYERSRQGCCERVVINISGLRFETQLKTFNQFPDTLLGDPRKRMRYFDPLRNEYFFDRNRPSFDAILYYYQSGGRIRRPVNVPIDIFSEEIRFYQLGEEAMEKFRDDEGFIKEEERILPKHDFQKQLWLLFEYPESSGPARGIAIVSVLVILISIVIFCMETLPEFRDEKDQATVAPTVNGTAPSVPSPFTDPFFVIETLCIIWFSFELLVRFFACPSKTSFSKNIMNIIDIVAIVPYFITLGTELAERQTNGGQQAMSLAILRVIRLVRVFRIFKLSRHSKGLQILGQTLKASMRELGLLIFFLFIGVILFSSAVYFAEADDPTSSFSSIPDAFWWAVVTMTTVGYGDMHPVTIGGKIVGSLCAIAGVLTIALPVPVIVSNFNYFYHRETDGEEHPQYLNTGSCEHLPAEELRRSCSSSSSLSKSEYMVIEEGINSAFKQPNFSTENNQNCVNIKKIFTDV; translated from the coding sequence ATGGATGACCAGACCTCCAGCGCGATCCACTCATCAGCCAGGAACAGGGGCAAAAACGCGACTGACAACCGGGGTTATGCCGAGGTGGTGGAGGGGAAGAAGGGCGTCATGACGGTGGAAAACATGCTGGAGGAGTCCGCCGTGCTGTCGGCGCCTCACCTGTCTGTTGATCGATATGAGCGGAGCCGACAGGGATGCTGCGAGAGGGTGGTCATCAATATTTCGGGTTTACGCTTCGAGACGCAACTTAAAACTTTCAACCAGTTTCCAGACACGCTGCTGGGGGACCCTAGGAAAAGGATGCGCTACTTTGACCCACTAAGGAACGAGTACTTCTTCGACAGGAACAGACCGAGCTTTGATGCCATCCTGTACTACTACCAGTCAGGGGGGCGCATACGGAGACCTGTTAACGTCCCCATTGATATTTTCTCAGAGGAGATCCGCTTTTACCAACTCGGAGAGGAGGCTATGGAGAAATTCCGCGATGATGAAGGATTTATAAAAGAAGAGGAGCGCATACTCCCCAAACATGACTTCCAGAAGCAGCTTTGGCTTTTGTTTGAATACCCAGAGAGCTCCGGACCAGCACGGGGGATAGCCATCGTTTCAGTGcttgttattttgatttctatTGTTATTTTCTGCATGGAGACTCTGCCGGAATTTCGGGATGAGAAGGACCAAGCCACGGTGGCACCCACGGTGAATGGCACCGCTCCGTCCGTGCCCAGCCCCTTCACAGACCCCTTCTTTGTGATAGAAACGCTGTGCATCATATGGTTTTCTTTTGAGTTGCTGGTCAGGTTTTTCGCCTGCCCCAGTAAAACTTCCTTCTCCAAAAACATTATGAATATCATCGATATCGTCGCCATAGTCCCGTACTTTATCACTCTGGGCACGGAGCTGGCCGAGAGGCAAACTAACGGCGGCCAACAGGCGATGTCCCTCGCCATCCTGAGGGTGATCAGACTGGTGAGAGTCTTTCGTATTTTTAAACTATCACGACACTCAAAGGGACTCCAGATCTTAGGGCAGACCCTGAAGGCCAGCATGAGGGAGCTTGGCTTACTCATATTCTTTCTCTTTATTGGAGTTATCCTCTTCTCCAGCGCGGTTTACTTCGCAGAAGCAGACGACCCCACATCCTCCTTCAGCAGCATCCCGGATGCGTTTTGGTGGGCAGTTGTCACCATGACCACAGTAGGATATGGAGACATGCATCCTGTGACCATAGGTGGCAAAATAGTGGGGTCACTGTGCGCAATAGCAGGCGTGCTGACCATTGCCTTACCCGTGCCAGTGATTGTGTCCAATTTCAACTATTTTTACCACAGGGAGACAGACGGAGAGGAGCATCCTCAGTACCTGAACACGGGCAGCTGTGAGCACCTCCCCGCCGAGGAGCTGAGGAGGTCGTGCAGCTCCTCCTCGTCTCTGAGCAAGTCAGAGTACATGGTGATAGAGGAGGGCATCAACAGTGCGTTCAAACAGCCCAACTTCAGCACGGAGAACAACCAGAACTGCGTGAACATCAAAAAGATCTTCACGGACGTGTAA